Sequence from the Clostridium saccharobutylicum DSM 13864 genome:
AAGATAAAAGTTTTAATGAAGTTAATTTAAACAAAGAACTTTTAGAAAAATTAAAAGTTAAAGAATTACCACTTTTAGCTCCAGAAAAAGAAGATGAAATGAGAAGCACAATTTTAGAAGCAAAAAAGGATCAAGATTCAGTAGGAGGAACTATTGAATGTACAGTTCTAGGAATAAGTGCAGGAGTTGGAAATCCATTTTTTGATTCAGTCGAGTCTACATTGGCACATTTAATGTTTTCAGTACCAGCTGTTAAAGGAATAGAATTTGGAAAAGGCTTTTTAATGAGTGAATTAAGAGGTTCACAGTGTAATGATGAGTATTATTATGATGGAGATGAAATAAAAACTTATACAAATAATAATGGTGGAATCACTGGTGGAATCACTAATGGAATGCCAATATTATTTAAGGTTGGAATAAAGCCAACACCATCAATCTCAAAAGCACAAAGAACAGTAGATATATGTGAAAAGAAAGATGCCGAGCTTGTAATTGAAGGAAGGCATGATCCATGTATTGTACAAAGGGCAGTACCGGTAATTGAAGCAGTAACAGCGATTGGAATACTTGACTTAGTGATTTAAATTCTACATTAAAAATTATTTAGAATAATCACACATTTATAAAAGAATGGAGAAGTGTAAAATGGCAGATATAGATGATTACAGAAAAAGAATTGATGAAATAGATAAAGAAATAACTAAGCTTTTTGAAGAACGAATGGACAGTGTTATTAATGTTATAAATTATAAAATGGAAAATAACTTACCTATTTTCAATAGAAGTAGAGAAGATGAAGTTATTGAAAAAAATTTAGGATATCTAAATAATAATGATTATGGTGAAGAAACTAAGAAATTTTTCGTTAATTTAATGGAAGTTTCTAGAGAATTACAAAGTAGAAAAGTAGAAGAAGCACAATCTATTAAAGAAGATAGAAAAGATGTAATTGAAACAAATAAACAAAAGCAAGGTAAGGTTGGATTCTTTGGAGTTGTAGGATCATTTTGTGAAGAAGCGATGATTAAATATTTTGGAACTGCTGATGATTCAAAAGCTTATGATGAATTTGAAGATGTATTTATAGCTGTTAAAAATGATGAAATACAATATGGAGTTTTACCAATAGAAAATTCTTCAACTGGTGCTATTTCAGGAGTATATGATCTTTTATATAAATATGGTTTTTATATTGTAGGAGAAGAATGTATAAAGATAGACCAAAATTTAATGGGAATCCCAG
This genomic interval carries:
- the aroC gene encoding chorismate synthase; its protein translation is MSGIWGNKLKVSIFGESHGVGIGITIDGLPSGVEINMEDVMKEMARRAPGKSKLSTARKEGDVPEILSGFFQGKTTGTPLCAVIRNSDMHSKDYGKLKDLMRPGHADYPGFIRYNGFNDYRGGGHFSGRITAPLVFAGAICKQVLEAKGISIGAHVKSVGKIEDKSFNEVNLNKELLEKLKVKELPLLAPEKEDEMRSTILEAKKDQDSVGGTIECTVLGISAGVGNPFFDSVESTLAHLMFSVPAVKGIEFGKGFLMSELRGSQCNDEYYYDGDEIKTYTNNNGGITGGITNGMPILFKVGIKPTPSISKAQRTVDICEKKDAELVIEGRHDPCIVQRAVPVIEAVTAIGILDLVI
- the pheA gene encoding prephenate dehydratase, whose protein sequence is MADIDDYRKRIDEIDKEITKLFEERMDSVINVINYKMENNLPIFNRSREDEVIEKNLGYLNNNDYGEETKKFFVNLMEVSRELQSRKVEEAQSIKEDRKDVIETNKQKQGKVGFFGVVGSFCEEAMIKYFGTADDSKAYDEFEDVFIAVKNDEIQYGVLPIENSSTGAISGVYDLLYKYGFYIVGEECIKIDQNLMGIPGTSLDDIKEVYSHPQPFEQSTNFFKQHSDWKLIPFHSTSVSAKLVSDLKDKSKAAIASKRAAKIYGLEILKANINNQSENSTRFIIISKKFESDSSCDKVSVVFSLEHKAGTLYKLLRHFAENNINMMKIESRPMEKGAWKYFLYVDFEGNIESNEVKTALKLIEQSSAYFKLIGSYKKYIK